One Primulina tabacum isolate GXHZ01 chromosome 10, ASM2559414v2, whole genome shotgun sequence DNA segment encodes these proteins:
- the LOC142505422 gene encoding SKP1-like protein 21 isoform X2, with protein MTEADSEIIKHEMLKAYVWLQTSDDSIQQVEQEVAMFCPFIRHEIHYGMGSSKNHPISLPSRVNPPILNLILDYCRFHQIPGRSNKERKYFDEKFVRMETKRLCELTSAADSLQLKPLVDLTSRALARVIEGKTPEEIREIFHLPDDLTEEEKLEPIKNTMDDPRIRLLNRLYARKRKELKEREIQRNVEVEEEHADERSVDDLLSFINGGEGVSLTDTCFTDSKGTRNSKNKKKNRRRKDHQRSIPSNCTTTSNGTSCTGNVMDMNNEELNELNSAGSNPSRNGDSLANHFNVMKLPVIGDDRLGPEDEFDDCDLDDDIDPALKEKIDQEVADFARRLNSDWPERMQEILSLGQERRPPPLMNNGNGSLRRFTSQDQHRR; from the exons ATGACAGAAGCTGATAGTGAAATAATAAAACATGAG ATGCTGAAGGCTTATGTGTGGCTTCAAACTTCTGATGACTCAATACAACAAGTGGAGCAAGAGGTTGCCATGTTTTGTCCATTCATACGTCATGAAATACACTATGGCATGGGATCTTCAAAGAATCACCCCATTTCCCTTCCTTCACGGGTTAATCCTCCCATTCTGAATTTAATACTTGACTATTGCCGCTTTCATCAAATTCCAGGCCGCTCTAACAAG GAGAGGAAGTACTTTGACGAAAAGTTTGTTCGAATGGAAACTAAAAGACTTTGCGAGTTGACATCTGCTGCTGACAGCTTGCAGCTAAAACCTTTGGTTGATCTCACAAGTCGTGCACTTGCACGGGTGATTGAAGGAAAGACTCCTGAAGAGATACGAGAGATATTTCATCTACCTGATGATCTCACAGAG GAAGAGAAGTTGGAGCCAATTAAAAACACCATGGATGATCCTAGAATTCGGCTGTTGAATAGATTGTATGCCAGAAAGAGAAAAGAATTAAAAGAGAGGGAGATACAAAGG AATGTTGAAGTCGAAGAGGAGCATGCGGATGAGCGTTCAGTTGATGATCTCTTGTCATTTATTAATGGAGGCGAGGGAG TGAGTCTGACAGATACATGCTTCACAGATTCTAAAGGTACCCGtaattctaaaaataaaaagaagaatcgTAGGAGGAAAGACCATCAAAGATCCATTCCTTCAAACTGCACTACCACTTCAAATGGCACATCCTGTACTGGCAATGTTATGGATATGAATAACGAG GAATTAAATGAACTCAATTCTGCAGGCAGTAATCCATCGAGAAATGGTGACTCACTGGCCAATCATTTTAATGTGATGAAGTTGCCGGTCATCGGAGATGATAGACTCGGGCCTGAAGATGAGTTTGATGATTGTGATTTAGATGATGACATTGACCCTGCTTTAAAAGAGAAAATCGATCA GGAGGTTGCTGACTTCGCTAGAAGATTAAATTCTGATTGGCCTGAAAGAATGCAAGAGATACTGTCTCTGGGTCAAGAGAGACGACCACCACCACTCATGAACAATGGAAATGGTTCATTGAGAAGATTTACAA GCCAAGATCAGCACCGGAGATGA
- the LOC142505422 gene encoding SKP1-like protein 21 isoform X3, which produces MTEADSEIIKHEMLKAYVWLQTSDDSIQQVEQEVAMFCPFIRHEIHYGMGSSKNHPISLPSRVNPPILNLILDYCRFHQIPGRSNKERKYFDEKFVRMETKRLCELTSAADSLQLKPLVDLTSRALARVIEGKTPEEIREIFHLPDDLTEEEKLEPIKNTMDDPRIRLLNRLYARKRKELKEREIQRNVEVEEEHADERSVDDLLSFINGGEGVSLTDTCFTDSKGTRNSKNKKKNRRRKDHQRSIPSNCTTTSNGTSCTGNVMDMNNEVKICFSFRSNPSRNGDSLANHFNVMKLPVIGDDRLGPEDEFDDCDLDDDIDPALKEKIDQEVADFARRLNSDWPERMQEILSLGQERRPPPLMNNGNGSLRRFTSIRYDNTT; this is translated from the exons ATGACAGAAGCTGATAGTGAAATAATAAAACATGAG ATGCTGAAGGCTTATGTGTGGCTTCAAACTTCTGATGACTCAATACAACAAGTGGAGCAAGAGGTTGCCATGTTTTGTCCATTCATACGTCATGAAATACACTATGGCATGGGATCTTCAAAGAATCACCCCATTTCCCTTCCTTCACGGGTTAATCCTCCCATTCTGAATTTAATACTTGACTATTGCCGCTTTCATCAAATTCCAGGCCGCTCTAACAAG GAGAGGAAGTACTTTGACGAAAAGTTTGTTCGAATGGAAACTAAAAGACTTTGCGAGTTGACATCTGCTGCTGACAGCTTGCAGCTAAAACCTTTGGTTGATCTCACAAGTCGTGCACTTGCACGGGTGATTGAAGGAAAGACTCCTGAAGAGATACGAGAGATATTTCATCTACCTGATGATCTCACAGAG GAAGAGAAGTTGGAGCCAATTAAAAACACCATGGATGATCCTAGAATTCGGCTGTTGAATAGATTGTATGCCAGAAAGAGAAAAGAATTAAAAGAGAGGGAGATACAAAGG AATGTTGAAGTCGAAGAGGAGCATGCGGATGAGCGTTCAGTTGATGATCTCTTGTCATTTATTAATGGAGGCGAGGGAG TGAGTCTGACAGATACATGCTTCACAGATTCTAAAGGTACCCGtaattctaaaaataaaaagaagaatcgTAGGAGGAAAGACCATCAAAGATCCATTCCTTCAAACTGCACTACCACTTCAAATGGCACATCCTGTACTGGCAATGTTATGGATATGAATAACGAGGTCAAGATCTGTTTCTCTTTCC GCAGTAATCCATCGAGAAATGGTGACTCACTGGCCAATCATTTTAATGTGATGAAGTTGCCGGTCATCGGAGATGATAGACTCGGGCCTGAAGATGAGTTTGATGATTGTGATTTAGATGATGACATTGACCCTGCTTTAAAAGAGAAAATCGATCA GGAGGTTGCTGACTTCGCTAGAAGATTAAATTCTGATTGGCCTGAAAGAATGCAAGAGATACTGTCTCTGGGTCAAGAGAGACGACCACCACCACTCATGAACAATGGAAATGGTTCATTGAGAAGATTTACAA GCATAAGGTATGACAATACTACGTAG
- the LOC142505422 gene encoding SKP1-like protein 21 isoform X1 — MTEADSEIIKHEMLKAYVWLQTSDDSIQQVEQEVAMFCPFIRHEIHYGMGSSKNHPISLPSRVNPPILNLILDYCRFHQIPGRSNKERKYFDEKFVRMETKRLCELTSAADSLQLKPLVDLTSRALARVIEGKTPEEIREIFHLPDDLTEEEKLEPIKNTMDDPRIRLLNRLYARKRKELKEREIQRNVEVEEEHADERSVDDLLSFINGGEGVSLTDTCFTDSKGTRNSKNKKKNRRRKDHQRSIPSNCTTTSNGTSCTGNVMDMNNEELNELNSAGSNPSRNGDSLANHFNVMKLPVIGDDRLGPEDEFDDCDLDDDIDPALKEKIDQEVADFARRLNSDWPERMQEILSLGQERRPPPLMNNGNGSLRRFTSIRYDNTT, encoded by the exons ATGACAGAAGCTGATAGTGAAATAATAAAACATGAG ATGCTGAAGGCTTATGTGTGGCTTCAAACTTCTGATGACTCAATACAACAAGTGGAGCAAGAGGTTGCCATGTTTTGTCCATTCATACGTCATGAAATACACTATGGCATGGGATCTTCAAAGAATCACCCCATTTCCCTTCCTTCACGGGTTAATCCTCCCATTCTGAATTTAATACTTGACTATTGCCGCTTTCATCAAATTCCAGGCCGCTCTAACAAG GAGAGGAAGTACTTTGACGAAAAGTTTGTTCGAATGGAAACTAAAAGACTTTGCGAGTTGACATCTGCTGCTGACAGCTTGCAGCTAAAACCTTTGGTTGATCTCACAAGTCGTGCACTTGCACGGGTGATTGAAGGAAAGACTCCTGAAGAGATACGAGAGATATTTCATCTACCTGATGATCTCACAGAG GAAGAGAAGTTGGAGCCAATTAAAAACACCATGGATGATCCTAGAATTCGGCTGTTGAATAGATTGTATGCCAGAAAGAGAAAAGAATTAAAAGAGAGGGAGATACAAAGG AATGTTGAAGTCGAAGAGGAGCATGCGGATGAGCGTTCAGTTGATGATCTCTTGTCATTTATTAATGGAGGCGAGGGAG TGAGTCTGACAGATACATGCTTCACAGATTCTAAAGGTACCCGtaattctaaaaataaaaagaagaatcgTAGGAGGAAAGACCATCAAAGATCCATTCCTTCAAACTGCACTACCACTTCAAATGGCACATCCTGTACTGGCAATGTTATGGATATGAATAACGAG GAATTAAATGAACTCAATTCTGCAGGCAGTAATCCATCGAGAAATGGTGACTCACTGGCCAATCATTTTAATGTGATGAAGTTGCCGGTCATCGGAGATGATAGACTCGGGCCTGAAGATGAGTTTGATGATTGTGATTTAGATGATGACATTGACCCTGCTTTAAAAGAGAAAATCGATCA GGAGGTTGCTGACTTCGCTAGAAGATTAAATTCTGATTGGCCTGAAAGAATGCAAGAGATACTGTCTCTGGGTCAAGAGAGACGACCACCACCACTCATGAACAATGGAAATGGTTCATTGAGAAGATTTACAA GCATAAGGTATGACAATACTACGTAG
- the LOC142505422 gene encoding SKP1-like protein 21 isoform X4: MTEADSEIIKHEMLKAYVWLQTSDDSIQQVEQEVAMFCPFIRHEIHYGMGSSKNHPISLPSRVNPPILNLILDYCRFHQIPGRSNKERKYFDEKFVRMETKRLCELTSAADSLQLKPLVDLTSRALARVIEGKTPEEIREIFHLPDDLTEEEKLEPIKNTMDDPRIRLLNRLYARKRKELKEREIQRNVEVEEEHADERSVDDLLSFINGGEGDSKGTRNSKNKKKNRRRKDHQRSIPSNCTTTSNGTSCTGNVMDMNNEELNELNSAGSNPSRNGDSLANHFNVMKLPVIGDDRLGPEDEFDDCDLDDDIDPALKEKIDQEVADFARRLNSDWPERMQEILSLGQERRPPPLMNNGNGSLRRFTSIRYDNTT; encoded by the exons ATGACAGAAGCTGATAGTGAAATAATAAAACATGAG ATGCTGAAGGCTTATGTGTGGCTTCAAACTTCTGATGACTCAATACAACAAGTGGAGCAAGAGGTTGCCATGTTTTGTCCATTCATACGTCATGAAATACACTATGGCATGGGATCTTCAAAGAATCACCCCATTTCCCTTCCTTCACGGGTTAATCCTCCCATTCTGAATTTAATACTTGACTATTGCCGCTTTCATCAAATTCCAGGCCGCTCTAACAAG GAGAGGAAGTACTTTGACGAAAAGTTTGTTCGAATGGAAACTAAAAGACTTTGCGAGTTGACATCTGCTGCTGACAGCTTGCAGCTAAAACCTTTGGTTGATCTCACAAGTCGTGCACTTGCACGGGTGATTGAAGGAAAGACTCCTGAAGAGATACGAGAGATATTTCATCTACCTGATGATCTCACAGAG GAAGAGAAGTTGGAGCCAATTAAAAACACCATGGATGATCCTAGAATTCGGCTGTTGAATAGATTGTATGCCAGAAAGAGAAAAGAATTAAAAGAGAGGGAGATACAAAGG AATGTTGAAGTCGAAGAGGAGCATGCGGATGAGCGTTCAGTTGATGATCTCTTGTCATTTATTAATGGAGGCGAGGGAG ATTCTAAAGGTACCCGtaattctaaaaataaaaagaagaatcgTAGGAGGAAAGACCATCAAAGATCCATTCCTTCAAACTGCACTACCACTTCAAATGGCACATCCTGTACTGGCAATGTTATGGATATGAATAACGAG GAATTAAATGAACTCAATTCTGCAGGCAGTAATCCATCGAGAAATGGTGACTCACTGGCCAATCATTTTAATGTGATGAAGTTGCCGGTCATCGGAGATGATAGACTCGGGCCTGAAGATGAGTTTGATGATTGTGATTTAGATGATGACATTGACCCTGCTTTAAAAGAGAAAATCGATCA GGAGGTTGCTGACTTCGCTAGAAGATTAAATTCTGATTGGCCTGAAAGAATGCAAGAGATACTGTCTCTGGGTCAAGAGAGACGACCACCACCACTCATGAACAATGGAAATGGTTCATTGAGAAGATTTACAA GCATAAGGTATGACAATACTACGTAG